GTTGAGAAAGTTTATAAAGTACAGGCCGGTAAGAAAGTAATGCGCGAAAAGAATTTTTATCCTGGTTATGTGATGATCGAAGCTATAGATGGTAAAATGACCGATGAGGTGATCCAATCCATCCGTAACGTTTCCGGTGTTATTCACTTCCTTGGTAAAGAAAAGCCAATCGCCCTGCGTAAAGCTGAAGTAAATAAAATGTTAGGTAAAGTTGATGAACTGTCTGATTCAGGACTGACCATGAGCGAACCTTTCATCGTCGGAGAAACTATCAAGATCATCGATGGACCATTCAATGACTTTAATGGTATTATCGAAGAAGTGATCGAAGATAAGAAGAAACTGAAAGTGACTGTGAAGATCTTCGGCCGCGCTACTCCAGTAGAGCTGAACTTCATGCAGGTAGAAAAAATAAGCTAAAGAATTTAGGTTTTTTAATAGGAGCCGTTCCGGAAGGGGCGGCTTTTTTTGTTGATAGGGGGCTGAACTAAAAAGTCAAAACAGGCTCTTAGGTCAGCCCCTCATTCATTACTTCTTTCTTGTCAGGTGAATTTCCATGCTTTTGACTTCTTTCCCGTCTTTGCCGGTGTAGTACATTTCCATTGTATGGTGGTCATCGTCCTGGATGGTAATGACTTCTTTCATTTCGATATCTTTTCCTGCCATGGGGTCATATGCTTTGCCGGTGAGGGTGAGGGCGTGTGTGGCATCGTTCCAGGTACCTTCGAGCATCATGATACCGGTGCCCATGTTGTCTACCCATGCATTCTGGAAGATCTTTTTGCCGTTGTCGTAGGCGAGGAGGCCATGGCCTTCGAATTCCATGCCTTCCATATTTCCTTTGTGTACGGATTCCTGGTACCGGCCGCCGAGGATCATTTTATTTTCGGTGACGCCGGTAGATTTGGAGGGTGGGGCGCCGGGGGCCATCCAGAAGGTCGTTTCGTAGGTCCAGGTGCCGTTGGAGTGGGCGAGCATCTGGTGAATTTCCCCCGGGGTCATATAGTCCATCCAGGCTTTCTGGGCGCCCTGATCTTGTGCAAAGATGGGGGCGGCGGCGAGGATGGGAAAGCAAATTAGCAACAGACGTTTCATCGTTTGGTGGATTTTAATATTAAGAGAATGGGTGATTGCAGAACAGTAAGTGATACCAGCGGGCATTTTGGGGAAAATGAAACTGATATAAAGGAATAACAAGGCAGGTGAGTAGAAGGTTGAAGGCAGGGGCAACAATAAAATTATGTGGTGAGGGTTAGGAATTCAGTAAAATTCCATTAGATTTGCGATAGAGGGTGCCGGAACTCTTTGTTAGCCTTCCCTATATAAAACATATACCGGAATAATTTTGCAATAGAATTGTAAGATTTTAACCCCAAACAGATGATAATAGCAAAAAGGATGCCCGAAAGCAAATTCTTTTTGTGATTTATTATATTATTATATACCTTTGCATCCCCTTCAAAAGGTATTTTTTTTCTCCTTTTAGCTTTGGGAGTCTCGCAAGAGACGAGACGTTTCACCAAATAAATTAATAAACAATGGCAAAAGAGATCGCTACGTACGTGAAATTGCAGGTTAAAGGCGGCGCGGCCAACCCTGCACCTCCGATTGGTCCTGCCTTGGGTTCCAAGGGTGTGAACATCATGGAGTTCTGTAAGCAGTTCAATGCCCGTACCCAGGATAAAGCTGGTAAGGTATTGCCTGTATTGCTGACAGTTTACACAGACAAGTCTTTTGATTTCGTAATTAAGACTCCTCCTGCAGCTGTACAGTTGCTGGAAGCAGCCAAATTGCAGAGTGGTTCCAAAGAGCCAAACCGTAACAAGGTTGGTAAAGTTACCTGGGCTCAGGTAGAAGCTATCGCTACAGATAAGATGGCTGACCTGAACTGTTTCACTAAAGAAAGCGCCATGAAGATGGTAGCTGGTACTGCCCGTTCTATGGGTATTACTGTGGATGGTAACGCTCCGTGGAGCAACTAATTGTTTCACCTGTGTATAACGGGTTAACTTTTTAAAACATTTTGCAATGGCAACTAAGAAAAGAAAAGTAGCTGATACAAAAGTGGACAAGAACAAGATCTACTCCCTGAAAGAGGCGTCCACAATTGTAAAAGACATTAACTGCACTAAGTTCGACAGCTCTGTCGATTTACATATCCGTCTGGGCGTTGATCCCAAGAAAGCAGACCAGGCTATCCGTGGTTCCGTAACGCTTCCCCACGGTACTGGTAAAACTAAACGCGTTCTGGTACTTTGCACACCTGACAAAGAGGCTGCTGCGAAAGAAGCTGGAGCTGATCACGTTGGTTTGGACGAGTATATCCAGAAGATTGAAGCTGGCTGGACCGATATCGATGTAATCGTAGCAACTCCTGCTGTGATGCCTAAGATCGGTAAGCTGGGTAAGATCCTGGGTCCACGTAACCTGATGCCGAACCCTAAGACTGGTACTGTTACTAACGATGTAGCGGCTGCAGTTAACGAGGTGAAAGGTGGTAAGATCACCTTTAAGGTAGACAAGGCTGGTATCATCCATGCTTCAATTGGTCGTGTATCATTTGCACCTGAAAAGATCGAACAGAATTCTCAGGAGCTGATCAACGCTATCATCAAGCTGAAACCAGCTACTGCTAAGGGTACTTACCTGAAAGGCCTGGCTATGGCGAGCACAATGAGCCCTGCCATCACGGTTGACACTAAATCTGTTCAAAACTAACTGATTCGCCGGCTGGCAGATCGACAAACTGAGAAAAGCTATGAACAAAGATCAAAAAAATGAAGTGATTGAACTGCTGAAAAGTAAGTTCTCTCAATATAGCAACTTCTACATCACAAACACTGAGTCTCTGACTGTTGAGCAGGTTAACTCTCTGCGTCGTGTTTGTTTTGACAAGAACGTGGAAATGAAGGTGGCTAAGAACACCCTCATTAAGAAAGCGCTGGAATCTCTGGATGCTGAGAAATATGCAGGTGTATATGATGCACTGAATGGTGTAACTGCCCTGATGTTCTCTGATTCTCCAAAGGAACCGGCAGTGATCATCTCTTCTTTCCGTAAGGATAACAAGAAGACTGAAAAACCTGAGCTGAAAGCTGCATTCGTAGGTGATGAAATCTACACTGGCGATGCGCAACTGGCTAACCTGGTTAAGATCAAGACCAAGAACGAACTCATTGGAGACGTTATCGGTCTGTTGCAATCTCCTGCTAAGCGTGTTATCGCTGGTTTGCTCGAGAAAGCAAAGAAAGAGGGCGCAGGTGAAGCTGTTGCTCCAGCAGCTGAATAAGCTGATAGTGAGTGTAATAAACTCACAACCAATAAATTATGGCTTCCAAGTCACAATATAAATCATCAATTTAACTATCAAATTCTTAAAAACATTATACAATGGCAGACGTTAAAGCATTAGCCGAACAATTAGTAGGTTTAACTGTTAAGGAAGTACAAGAACTGGCAGACGTTCTGAAGAGCGAATATGGTATCGAACCAGCTGCTGCTGCAGTTGTTGTTTCTTCTGAAGGTCCAGCTGCTGCTGCAGAAGAAAAAACTGCCTTCAATGTTATCCTGAAATCTGCAGGTGCTAGCAAACTGAACGTAGTTAAGATCGTTAAGGATCTGACTGGTCTTGGTCTGAAAGAAGCTAAGGAACTGGTAGACGGTGCTCCAAAGGAACTGAAAGCTGGTGTTAGCAAGGCTGAAGCAGAAGATCTGAAAGCTAAGCTGACTGAAGCTGGCGCTGAAGTTGAAATTCAGTAATTCTTTGCTTAAGAATACCTCTTTATAAAGGTCAAAAGTGCTTTTTGGCACTTTTGGCCTTCTTCCCTTTGGGAAAGTGTCTTTTTCGGAGCGTCAAAAGGGGAAAATCACCGGGTCGGTGGATTTGACAATTAGGAGAAGACAGAAATTTTTGAGGGTAATTGGCAAAGAATCCTTAATTTCCCCGATTCATGTTGTGATCCACACCTCACAATATTATATAAGTTAATATAACTGCTAACTTCGAATATGTCTCTAAAAAAAGCCCAAACAAGTGAAAGAATAAACTTTGGAAAGATCAAACAAGTAACTGAGACACCGGATCTGTTGGCTATCCAAATTCAATCTTTCAAGGATTTCTTCCAGTTAGAAACCACACCAGACAAGCGTAACAATGAAGGCCTTTTTAAAGTATTCAAGGAGAACTTCCCGATCACAGATACCCGCAATATCTTCAATCTGGAGTTTCTGGACTACTTTGTAGACCCTCCGCGTTATACCATAGAGGAATGTATTGAGCGTGGGCTTACTTATTCTGTACCGCTGAAGGCCAAACTGCGCCTGAGCTGTAACGATGAGGAGCACGTAGACTTCCAGACGATTGTGCAGGACGTGTTCCTTGGGAACATACCCTACATGACTCCAAGAGGTACTTTCGTGATCAATGGGGCCGAGCGTGTAGTTGTATCTCAGCTGCATCGTTCTCCTGGTGTATTCTTCGGTCAGTCTATCCACCCGAACGGTACCAAGATCTACTCTGCAAGGGTGATCCCGTTCAAGGGCGCGTGGATGGAGTTTGCAACTGACATCAACAATGTGATGTATGCATACATTGACCGTAAGAAGAAATTCCCCGTAACTACGCTGTTACGTGCTATCGGGTACGAAACGGATAAGGACATCCTGCAGCTGTTCGGGATGGCTGATGAAGTAAAAGCAGACAAGAAGAGCCTTGATAAATACGCAGGTAAGAAACTGGGTGCCCGTGTACTGAGAAGCTGGGTAGAAGATTTCGTAGATGAAGATACCGGTGAGGTAGTGAGCATCGAACGTAACGAAATCGTGCTGGAGCGTGATAGCATCCTCGATGAAGCAAACATTGAGACGATCGTTGACATGGGTGTGAAGAGTGTATTTGTGCAGAAAGAAGAGGTAAGTGGCGACTTCTCCATCATCTACAATACTTTAAATAAAGATACATCTAACTCCGAGCTGGAAGCCGTTCAGCACATCTACCGTCAATTGCGCGGTGCTGATGCGCCGGATGATGAAACAGCAAGGGGTATCATTGATAAATTATTCTTCTCTGACAAGCGTTATGATCTCGGAGATGTAGGCCGTTATAAGATCAACAGGAAACTGGGTCTGCCTACACCACTGGACATGAAGGTGCTGACCAAAGAAGACATTATCGCGATCATCAAGTACCTGGTGCAGCTGACAAACAGCAAGGCGGAAATCGATGATATCGATCACCTGTCTAACCGTCGTGTACGTACCGTAGGTGAGCAGCTATATGCTCAATTCGGTGTTGGTCTGGCTCGTATGGCCCGTACCATCCGTGAAAGAATGAACGTTCGTGATAATGAAGTATTTACACCGGTAGACCTGATTAACGCGAGGACACTGTCTTCCGTAATCAACTCTTTCTTCGGTACCAGCCAGTTGAGCCAGTTCCTGGATCAAACCAACCCGCTGTCTGAGATCACGCACAAGCGTCGTATCTCCGCGCTGGGCCCCGGTGGTCTGAGTCGTGAAAGAGCAGGTTTCGAGGTACGTGACGTACACTATAGCCACTACGGCCGTCTCTGTACCATTGAAACGCCGGAAGGTCCAAACATCGGTCTGATCTCCACCCTTTGCGTACACGCTAAGGTGAATGATATGGGCTTTATCGAAACTCCTTACCGTAAGGTAAAGAATGGTAAAGTTGATATGGATGCTGTGAAGTTCCTGAGCGCTGAAGAAGAGGATAGTGTGAAGATCGCGCAGGCAAACGCACCATTGGACGAAGTTGGTAACTTCATAAATGATAAGGTGAAATCCCGTGAAACCGGTGACTTCCCAATCCTTGACAGAGAGGAAGTAGAATACATGGACGTGGCTCCGAACCAGATTGTGGGTCTGAGTGCTTCCCTGATTCCGTTCCTTGAGCATGATGATGCCAACCGTGCGTTGATGGGATCAAACATGCAACGTCAGGCAGTACCGCTGATCAATCCACAGGTGCCTATCGTAGGTACTGGCCTGGAAGGAAAGGCAGCCCGTGACTCCCGTTTGCAGATCACTGCTGAGGGTCGTGGTGTGGTAGAATTCGTAGATGCCAATGAAATTCATGTTCGTTACGAGCGTGACGAGATGCAGAAACTGGTATCTTTCGAAGATGATCTGAAGATCTACCACCTGACAAAATTCGTTAAAACCAACCAGAGCACCTGTATCAACCTGCGTCCTGCCGTTAAGAAAGGACAGCAGCTGGAATTCGGTGACTTCCTGACTGAGGGTTATGCAACCCGCGGTGGTGAGTTGGCTCTGGGTCGTAACATGAAAGTGGCGTTCATGCCATGGAAGGGTTACAACTTTGAGGATGCGATTGTAATCTCTGAGCGTGTAGGCCGTGAAGACCTCTTCACATCTATACACATTGATGAATATGAGCTGGAAGTACGTGACACCAAACTGGGTGAAGAAGAACTGACACCAGATATTCCAAACGTAAGTGAGGAAGCAACCAAAGACCTGGATCAGAACGGTATCATCCGTGTAGGTGCGCACATCAAGGAAGGCGACATCCTGATCGGTAAGATCACTCCTCGTGGTGAATCTGATCCTTCTCCTGAAGAAAAACTGCTTCGTGCGATCTTCGGTGATAAGGCTTCCGATGCGAAAGATGCTTCCCTGAAGGCACCTCCAAGCACAGAAGGTGTGGTGATTGACAAGAAATTGTTCAGCCGCGCTAAGAAAGATAAGAACTCCAAGACCCGTGAAAAAGCGGCGCTGGAGAAATTGGAAAAAGTACACCAGAAGAACGAAGAAGACCTGCTGGAAGTGCTGATGAGTAAGCTGTTGACACTGTTGAAGGATAAAACTTCTCAGGGTATTACCAACACTTACGGTGAAGTATTGATCTCCAAAGGCTCTAAGTTCTCTTCCAAGAACCTGGCAAACATCGACTTCCAGAACGTGAACCCACTGGGCTGGACTACAGATGATGTAACCAACGATCAGATCAACACACTGCTGCATAACTATAACATCAAGTACAATGAAGAACTTGGACGTTACAAACGTGAGAAGTTCAACATCAGCATTGGTGATGAGTTACCAGCAGGCGTACTGAAACTGGCTAAGGTATACCTGGCTAGCAAACGTAAGCTGAAAGTGGGTGATAAGATGGCGGGTCGTCACGGTAACAAGGGTATCGTTGCCAAGATTGTACGTGATGAAGACATGCCATTCCTGGAAGACGGTACACCGGTAGATATCGTACTGAACCCACTCGGGGTACCTTCCCGTATGAACCTGGGTCAGATTTACGAAACTGTACTTGGCTGGGCTGGTCTGAAGATGGGAATTAGATTCGCTACTCCTATCTTTGATGGTGCTACTACTGAAGAAATTGCAGGTTATATTGATAATGCAGGTCTGCCAAGCTTCGGCCACACTTACCTGTATGATGGCGAAACCGGTGAGCGTTTCCACCAGAAAGCTACCGTGGGTGTTATCTACATGCTTAAGCTGAGCCACATGGTGGATGATAAGATGCACGCCCGTTCTATCGGACCATACTCCCTCATTACCCAGCAGCCGTTGGGTGGTAAGGCACAGTTCGGTGGTCAGCGTTTTGGTGAGATGGAGGTGTGGGCATTGGAAGCATACGGTGCGTCCAACATTCTGCAGGAGCTGTTAACCATTAAATCTGATGACATTGTAGGCCGTGCCAAAGCTTATGAGTCTATCGTGAAAGGCGATAACATTCCGAAAGCCGGTGTACCTGAATCATTCAACGTATTGATTCATGAGTTACGCGGTCTGGGTCTGGATCTGAAATTTGAATAGTAGTTTAAGCTATAAATAGCTACAAGCTGCAGGAAGCGGTCCTTAAAAGGGGCAGGCGGCCTGTGGCTTGCAGCTTGTAAAGCCGGAACTCTTTTTCCCATGTGAATTTTCTTTAAACAACATACAATGGCCATCAAGAAAGAAAATCGTCCTAAATCAAACTTTAATAGCATTACCATTAGCCTGGCGTCTCCGGATAGCATCCTGGAGCGTTCCTATGGGGAAGTGCTGAAGCCGGAAACCATCAACTACCGTACTTATAAGCCGGAGCGTGATGGTTTGTTCTGCGAAAGGATATTCGGCCCTGTAAAGGACTATGAGTGTTACTGCGGTAAATACAAACGTATCCGTTATAAGGGTATCGTATGTGACCGTTGTGGTGTGGAAGTGACTGAAAAGAAAGTACGTCGCGAAAGAATGGGCCACATCCGCCTGGTTGTACCTGTTGTTCATATCTGGTATTTTAAATCTCTTCCAAATAAGATCGGTTACCTGCTGGGTATGAGCTCCAAGAAACTGGAGACTATCGTGTATTATGAAAGATACGTGATCATCCAGGCTGGTGCTAAACAGGAGAAAGGCCTGAATTATGGTGACCTCCTGACCGAAGAAGAATATCTCGACATCCTGGATACCCTGCCAAAGGATAACCAGCTGCTGAGTGATGATGATCCTAACAAGTTCATCGCTAAGATGGGTGCTGAAGCGGTAGAAATGATGCTGGCCAGAATTGATCTGGATGGCCTTTCTTACCAGCTGCGTAACCAGGCTGCAACTGAAACCAGCCAGCAACGTAAAGCGGAAGCCCTGAAACGCCTGAGCGTAGTAGAAGCTTTCCGTGAAGCAAATGGTCGTGTTGAAAACCGTCCTGAATGGATGGTCATGCAATATATCCCTGTTGTTCCACCAGAACTGCGTCCGTTAGTTCCATTGGACGGTGGTCGTTTCGCGTCTTCTGACCTGAACGATCTGTACCGCAGGGTAATTATCCGTAACAACCGTCTGAAACGCCTGATCGAGATCAAGGCACCAGAGGTGATCCTGCGTAACGAAAAACGTATGCTGCAGGAAGCGGTTGACTCCCTCTTCGATAACAGCCGTAAATCAAATGCGGTGAAAGCGGAAGGTGGTCGTGCACTGAAATCTCTCTCCGATGTACTGAAAGGTAAACAAGGTCGTTTCCGTCAGAACTTGCTTGGTAAACGTGTTGACTATTCCGGTCGTTCCGTAATCGTGGTAGGTCCTGAACTGAAACTGCATGAATGTGGTCTGCCAAAAGATATGGCGGCAGAGCTGTTCAAACCATTTATCATTCGTAAGCTGATCGAAAGAGGTATCGTTAAGACTGTAAAATCTGCGAAGAAACTGGTAGACAGGAAGGAAGCAGTAGTTTGGGATATCCTTGAAAACGTACTGAAAGGACACCCGGTGATGCTGAACCGTGCTCCAACGCTGCACCGTCTCTCCATCCAGGCATTCCAGCCTAAACTGGTGGAAGGTAAAGCGATCCAGCTGCACCCGCTCGTGTGTTCTGCGTTCAACGCGGATTTCGATGGTGACCAGATGGCGGTACACGTACCGTTGAGCAATGCTGCGGTCCTGGAAGCACAGTTGCTGATGCTGTCTTCACATAACATCCTCAACCCACAGAATGGTACACCAATCACCCTGCCTTCACAGGACATGGTCCTTGGTCTGTACTACATCACCAAGGGTAAGAAATCTACCCCTACTGAAAAAGTAGAAGGTGAGGGTATGGCCTTCTATTCTGCAGAAGAGGTGATCATCGCTTATAACGAACAGAAAGTGAACCTGCACGCTAACATCCGCGTAAAGGCAAACGTTCGTAACGATAAGGGTGAGATCGTAAACAAACTGATCGAAACCACAGTAGGTCGTGTGATCTTTAACCAGCACGTTCCAAAAGAAGCTGGTTATGTAAACGCACTGCTGACCAAGAAATCACTGCGTGAGATCATTGGTGACATCATCAAATACACTGACATCCCGAAAACTGCGAAGTTCCTGGATGATATCAAGCAATTAGGTTTCCGTACGGCGTTCCGTGGTGGTCTGTCCTTCAACATCAATGACCTGATCATCCCTGAGGTGAAACAACTGATGATTGACGGTGCAGCCAGCGAGGTTGACGAAGTATGGGATAACTATAACATGGGTCTGATCACGAATAACGAACGTTATAACCAGATTATCGATATCTGGTCTCGTGTGGATACCAAGGTAACTGAAACGCTGATCCGCGAGCTGGCGAATGACAAGCAGGGCTTCAACTCTGTGTACATGATGCTTGACTCCGGTGCGCGTGGTTCCAAACAGCAGATCAAGCAGCTGGCAGGTCTGAGAGGATTGATGGCCAAGCCACGTAAGAGTGGTTCTACCGGTTCAGAGATCATCGAAAACCCGATCCTGTCCAACTTTAAGGATGGTCTGAACGTATTGGAATACTTCATCTCTACGCACGGTGCGCGTAAAGGTCTTGCGGATACGGCGTTGAAAACAGCGGATGCTGGTTATCTGACCCGTCGTCTCGTAGACGTTGCACAGGACGTGGTGATCAACGAAGAAGACTGTGGTACACTGCGTGGTATCGCTACTTCAGCGCTGAAAGACAATGAAGAAATCGTAGAACCATTATACGATCGTATCCTGGGCCGTACATCCCTGCAGGATGTATTTGATCCTCATACCGAAGAGCTGATCGTGGAAGCAGGTGGAATAATCGATGAGGATATCGCTCACCGTATCGAACACAGTTCAATTGACACTGTTGAGATCCGTTCCGTACTGACTTGCGAAAGCCGCAGAGGTGTGTGTGTGAAGTGTTATGGTAAGAACCTGGCAACCGGTTATACAACTCAGCGTGGTGATGCAGTAGGTATCATCGCTGCTCAGTCCATCGGTGAGCCTGGTACTCAGCTGACACTGCGTACCTTCCACGTGGGTGGTGTGGCTGGTTCTACATCTGTAGATACCGGTCTGCAAGCTAAGTTCGAAGGTACCGTACAATTCGATGGTCTGCGTACTACTACATACGAAAACAACGATGGTGAAAAAGTACAGGTGGTAATTGGCCGTACAGGTGAATTACGTATCGTAGACGTGAAGAACGATCGTCTGCTGATCACCAACAACATCCCTTACGGTTCTACACTGCTGGTAAAAGATGGCCAGAAGGTAGTGAAAGGTGATGTAATCTGTACATGGGATCCATACAACGCCGTTATCGTATCTGAAATCGCTGGTAACATCCGTTTTGATAGCATCATCGAAGGTATCACCTTCCGTGAAGAGGCTGACGAACAGACTGGTCACCGTGAGAAAGTGGTTATCGAAACCAAGGATAAGAACAAGATCCCTTCCCTGTTCGTAGATGGTAACAAGGAAGTGAAATCATATAACTTACCAGTAGGTTCCCACATCGTAATCGAAGAAGGTGAAACGGTAAGAGCAGGTCAGGTAATCGTGAAGATCCCACGTATCCTCGGTAAACTGAGAGATATCACAGGTGGTCTGCCACGTGTAACTGAACTGTTTGAAGCACGTAACCCAAGCAACCCTGCTATCGTATCTGAGATCGATGGTGTTGTTGCTTTCGGTAACATCAAACGTGGTAACCGTGAGATCATCATCGAAAGCCGCGAAGGTCAGATCAAGAAATACCTGGTGCCATTGACACGTCATATCCTGGTACAGGATGGTGACTTCGTGAAAGCGGGTACTGCATTGTCTGATGGTTCTATCACTCCGGCTGATATCCTCTCCATCAAGGGTCCGTTTGCTGTACAGGAATACCTGGTAAATGAGATTCAGGAGGTTTACCGCTTACAGGGTGTGAAGATCAACGACAAGCATATTGAGGTGATCGTACGCCAGATGATGCGTAAGGTGAACATCGAAGATCCGGGCGATACCCGCTTCCTCGAAGGAGATACCACTGATAAGTTTGAATTCTTTGAAGAAAACGACCATATATTCGATAAGAAGGTTGTAACAGAAGCTGGCGAGTCAACAGTGTTGAAAGCTGGTCAGATTGTTACCCTGCGCCAGGTAAGAGAAGAAAACTCTCTGCTGCGCCGTTCGGACAGGAAACTGGTTGAGTTCCGCGATGCGAAACCAGCTACTTCCAGCCCGCTGCTGCAAGGTATTACCAAGGCGTCTCTGGGTACACATAGCTGGATCTCTGCTGCGTCCTTCCAGGAAACTACCAAGGTACTGTCTTCTGCTGCCATCAACGGTAAGATAGATGACATGCTGGGTCTGAAGGAGAATGTGATCACAGGTCACCTGATCCCTGCAGGTACAGGTTTACGTGAGTTCGAAAACATGATCGTAGGTTCCAAAGAAGAATACGATATCCTGGCATCTTCTAAAGAAGTGTTCCAGTTCGATGAAGAAGAATAAGCGAAACGCTCAAACTATAAAAAATGTCCCGGCTCTACGCACGGGACATTTTTTTTACGTGTAACTTTCGGGCAATTTTCAGGTACTAAAGCATGCTGCCTTTCCTTTTTTGTAAGAGGCATCAGGTTTCAATACCAATTGTTATAAACAAGTTTGATTGTGAAAAAACTCATTGTACTACTGGTGGTTATAGCAGGGATCTGGGCTTGCAACAAGGATAGTGACAGTTCCATTCCTGATACTGCTTCTTATATAAATGTATATGTTGCCAATCCGGATGCCAGTTATGATGCGGTGCTGGATACTGCTTCTCTGGGCACAGGCCTGAGCCTGGGAGAATATACAGGTTATAAATCCTTTATTGCAAAGCGTTATAACCTGTGCATATTTGCGAGTGGAAACAGGAGTGATACTTTGATCCAGGGGCAGATCAGTCTGCGTAATAATCATCACTATACTATTTTCTTTGAGAAGAATCACAATGGAGTATTGCAGTTACTGGCTACTGAGGACCAGATTGGCGGGAGTAGCAAAACGGCTGGTTACCTGCGTGTTGTGAACCTGAGTGATACTTATCTTACGAGTGGTGCAGCGATGGTATTGAATTACAATGTGGATAGTACGAAGACCTATACTAATATTGGTTACCTGGGTGTGAGTGTATTCAAGGAGATCACGCCGGGGGCTCATAAACTGGATATACGAAGTGTTGCCGATTCCGTGAGTCGCCTGTATAACAATGCGGCAGATTTTACCATTGAGGCAGGAAAGAGTTATAGTTTCATTTCTTATGGAAATGCTTTGAAGGCTGATAGTTTCACGGTGACGACCTTTCAACATAATTAAAATGTGAAAGAGTTGTTAAGAAACTATAGACATTAGTATTATAACGTAAAAACCTTATTTTAGCCGTTTAATTTTTAAAACGTATTTAAGGAGATTAAAAAATCCACCTAACAACATGCGCACTAAACAAATTGTGAAAAGCGGATTATTGGCAGCATTTGCGGCCGGAACTTTTATGGCTTGTCAACAACCTGCTAAGCAGAATACTGAATCATCAACACCTGCAGCAGGTACCAGCGCGTCGGCCGCATCAAACGGTCTCGTTATTGCTTATGTGGATATTGATACTGTAGAAGCCTATTACAGCTACTTCAAGCAGAAGAAAACTGAGCTGGAATCCAATCAACAGGCGATAGAAAACGAATTGCAGGCTAATGTGCGTGCATTGCAGAACGAAGCTGCTGATTTTCAGCGTAAGGCAAACACCATGACCCAGTCAGAAGGTGAAACTGCGCAGCGTACCCTGTATCAGAAACAGCAACAGCTGGAGGGTAAAGCACAGAATATGCGTGCAAAGTATGCTGAACAGGAGAACAAATTCAACGAAGAGCTGCAGAAGCGTCTGAACGA
This window of the Chitinophaga sancti genome carries:
- the rpoB gene encoding DNA-directed RNA polymerase subunit beta, encoding MSLKKAQTSERINFGKIKQVTETPDLLAIQIQSFKDFFQLETTPDKRNNEGLFKVFKENFPITDTRNIFNLEFLDYFVDPPRYTIEECIERGLTYSVPLKAKLRLSCNDEEHVDFQTIVQDVFLGNIPYMTPRGTFVINGAERVVVSQLHRSPGVFFGQSIHPNGTKIYSARVIPFKGAWMEFATDINNVMYAYIDRKKKFPVTTLLRAIGYETDKDILQLFGMADEVKADKKSLDKYAGKKLGARVLRSWVEDFVDEDTGEVVSIERNEIVLERDSILDEANIETIVDMGVKSVFVQKEEVSGDFSIIYNTLNKDTSNSELEAVQHIYRQLRGADAPDDETARGIIDKLFFSDKRYDLGDVGRYKINRKLGLPTPLDMKVLTKEDIIAIIKYLVQLTNSKAEIDDIDHLSNRRVRTVGEQLYAQFGVGLARMARTIRERMNVRDNEVFTPVDLINARTLSSVINSFFGTSQLSQFLDQTNPLSEITHKRRISALGPGGLSRERAGFEVRDVHYSHYGRLCTIETPEGPNIGLISTLCVHAKVNDMGFIETPYRKVKNGKVDMDAVKFLSAEEEDSVKIAQANAPLDEVGNFINDKVKSRETGDFPILDREEVEYMDVAPNQIVGLSASLIPFLEHDDANRALMGSNMQRQAVPLINPQVPIVGTGLEGKAARDSRLQITAEGRGVVEFVDANEIHVRYERDEMQKLVSFEDDLKIYHLTKFVKTNQSTCINLRPAVKKGQQLEFGDFLTEGYATRGGELALGRNMKVAFMPWKGYNFEDAIVISERVGREDLFTSIHIDEYELEVRDTKLGEEELTPDIPNVSEEATKDLDQNGIIRVGAHIKEGDILIGKITPRGESDPSPEEKLLRAIFGDKASDAKDASLKAPPSTEGVVIDKKLFSRAKKDKNSKTREKAALEKLEKVHQKNEEDLLEVLMSKLLTLLKDKTSQGITNTYGEVLISKGSKFSSKNLANIDFQNVNPLGWTTDDVTNDQINTLLHNYNIKYNEELGRYKREKFNISIGDELPAGVLKLAKVYLASKRKLKVGDKMAGRHGNKGIVAKIVRDEDMPFLEDGTPVDIVLNPLGVPSRMNLGQIYETVLGWAGLKMGIRFATPIFDGATTEEIAGYIDNAGLPSFGHTYLYDGETGERFHQKATVGVIYMLKLSHMVDDKMHARSIGPYSLITQQPLGGKAQFGGQRFGEMEVWALEAYGASNILQELLTIKSDDIVGRAKAYESIVKGDNIPKAGVPESFNVLIHELRGLGLDLKFE